A region of Deltaproteobacteria bacterium DNA encodes the following proteins:
- a CDS encoding TVP38/TMEM64 family protein — MALRKAARVLAALAVLFLLYALVRQLPLLRWIVEGAKFVHALGWPGAVATLGAIYLMTLLLLPIIPLIVACGWLYGPAGSIISLTAAVASAATSFSVARALGGAAAAQALLERPKARALANLAAEGGFLTVTLIRLSPLLPYTPSNAVMGLTPMRLRDLVLGTAIGMAPGTFLYSWAGSLLPSVEALEQGEAVHGTAVWILLAVALVAAAILGSAAARRLRKV; from the coding sequence ATGGCGCTGCGCAAGGCGGCGCGCGTTCTCGCGGCGTTGGCCGTCCTGTTCCTGCTCTACGCGCTCGTCCGCCAGCTTCCGCTGCTCCGCTGGATCGTGGAGGGAGCGAAGTTCGTCCACGCGCTGGGGTGGCCGGGCGCAGTGGCGACCCTCGGCGCGATTTATCTGATGACGCTGTTGCTCTTGCCGATCATCCCGCTCATCGTCGCTTGCGGCTGGCTTTACGGGCCCGCTGGGTCGATCATCTCGCTCACCGCAGCGGTCGCGAGCGCGGCAACGTCGTTCAGTGTTGCCCGCGCCTTGGGCGGCGCGGCGGCCGCGCAGGCGCTGCTCGAGCGGCCGAAAGCGCGGGCGCTGGCGAATCTGGCTGCCGAAGGCGGCTTCCTGACCGTCACCCTGATCCGGCTCTCGCCGCTGTTGCCCTACACGCCCAGCAACGCGGTGATGGGGCTGACGCCCATGCGCCTGCGCGATCTCGTGCTGGGAACGGCGATCGGCATGGCGCCCGGCACGTTCCTCTATTCGTGGGCCGGCTCGCTGTTGCCCAGCGTCGAGGCGCTCGAGCAAGGCGAGGCCGTCCACGGGACGGCGGTATGGATCCTGCTGGCGGTCGCGCTGGTCGCGGCGGCCATCCTCGGAAGCGCGGCAGCGCGGCGACTTCGAAAGGTGTAG
- a CDS encoding metallophosphoesterase yields MARLLPFLIFLLVALTLAGGMHYYIWVRLVRDPHLPQAWARALTVAIVALGVMMPATVIAARLLGSSMVRPAIWLAFIWMGVGFLLVAFLGIADFGRLVAFAIARVRSPTDADPARRVLLARTLAAGVGGVVAGLSAAGLRSALAGVEIKELDVKLRGLPPELAGFRMVQISDVHVGPLLRRDWVAHIVERIRGLAPDLVAITGDLVDGRVHELRDHVAPLARIEARRGVYFVTGNHEYYSGVEEWYSHLPKLGVRPLRNERVEVAPGLELAGIEDPTGNPDLSTALEGRDPSRALVLLAHQPRQFAEAARRGVPLTLSGHTHGGQIWPFSWLVALAQPYLAGLHRRGDSQLYVSRGTGFWGPPMRVFAPAEITLFRLQPA; encoded by the coding sequence GTGGCGCGCCTGCTTCCCTTCCTCATCTTCCTGCTCGTCGCGCTCACCCTGGCCGGCGGAATGCACTACTACATCTGGGTTCGCCTCGTCCGCGACCCGCATCTCCCGCAGGCGTGGGCGCGCGCGCTCACCGTCGCCATCGTCGCGCTCGGCGTCATGATGCCCGCGACGGTGATCGCGGCGCGGCTGCTCGGATCGTCCATGGTGCGGCCGGCCATCTGGCTCGCATTCATCTGGATGGGGGTCGGGTTCCTGCTGGTCGCCTTTCTCGGGATCGCCGATTTCGGACGCCTGGTGGCGTTCGCGATCGCGCGGGTGCGGTCACCCACTGACGCCGATCCCGCCCGCCGCGTGCTTCTCGCGCGTACGCTGGCGGCGGGAGTGGGCGGTGTGGTGGCTGGCCTTTCCGCGGCGGGACTGCGCAGCGCGCTTGCCGGCGTGGAAATCAAGGAGCTGGACGTGAAGCTGCGGGGACTGCCGCCGGAGCTCGCCGGCTTCCGCATGGTACAGATTTCCGACGTGCACGTCGGCCCCTTGCTCCGCAGGGACTGGGTGGCGCACATCGTCGAGCGGATCCGCGGCCTCGCTCCGGATCTGGTGGCGATCACCGGCGACCTCGTCGATGGGCGGGTCCACGAGCTGCGCGACCACGTCGCTCCGCTGGCGAGGATCGAGGCGCGCCGCGGTGTGTACTTCGTCACCGGCAACCACGAGTACTACTCGGGAGTGGAGGAGTGGTACTCGCACCTGCCGAAGCTCGGCGTCCGCCCCCTGAGGAACGAGCGCGTCGAAGTGGCGCCGGGACTCGAGCTCGCCGGGATCGAGGACCCCACCGGAAATCCCGATCTGTCGACAGCGCTGGAAGGCCGCGATCCCTCCCGCGCGCTGGTGCTGCTCGCGCATCAGCCGCGCCAGTTCGCCGAGGCGGCGAGGCGCGGCGTGCCGCTGACGCTGTCGGGTCATACGCACGGCGGACAGATCTGGCCGTTCTCCTGGCTGGTCGCGCTGGCGCAGCCATATCTCGCGGGACTGCACCGCCGCGGGGATTCGCAGCTCTACGTCAGTCGCGGCACCGGGTTCTGGGGCCCCCCGATGCGCGTCTTCGCGCCCGCGGAGATCACGCTGTTCAGGCTCCAGCCGGCCTGA
- a CDS encoding DUF814 domain-containing protein — translation MPPTIDDEDRKRLLLELRALVGASLQRLWLPSPRLCVLQLRLPGRSALAVIDARLRFAALVPERPTAPDSAPRSQATLRNALEGTRLSGAALVVPRDRRVASPRLEFGERVLIAEEALLCVETASGKILWASSGASRRPGSAYPGADEIPLGDAQPLTSRDRKVREALAAEEQAGVAARRKELVARLRTRVRKLGRTAAAVEEDAARAARAGEERARAELLLPLASRLARGSREARVPDWSRLDEEGRPMEVVIALDPSLSPAENAARWLRRAKRYRTAAERIATRREQVQAELSRTQALLARAETAQSADELAAVEAELPEAPPRSLRGRAAPRLPYRKFISQAGAPILVGRSARDNDALTFRVARGNDLWLHARGLQGAHVVVPGAGDSPDARTLGDAALLAAHFSAGRGEDRVEVAWTRCKHVRKAKGAPAGTVIVIQEKALRVRLEAERLAALLSTET, via the coding sequence GTGCCCCCCACCATCGACGACGAAGATCGGAAGCGGCTGCTCCTCGAGCTGCGCGCTCTGGTGGGCGCGTCGCTGCAGAGGCTCTGGCTGCCCTCGCCGCGACTCTGCGTCCTGCAGCTCCGCCTCCCCGGCCGCAGCGCCCTCGCCGTGATCGATGCGCGACTGCGATTCGCAGCGCTCGTGCCCGAACGGCCGACGGCGCCGGACAGCGCGCCGCGGTCGCAGGCGACGCTGCGGAACGCGCTGGAAGGCACGCGGCTGTCCGGCGCGGCGCTGGTCGTGCCGCGCGATCGCCGCGTCGCCTCGCCGCGCCTGGAGTTCGGGGAGCGCGTTCTCATCGCCGAGGAGGCCCTCCTTTGCGTCGAGACCGCGAGCGGGAAGATTCTCTGGGCGTCATCGGGCGCCTCGCGCCGGCCGGGAAGCGCATATCCCGGCGCCGACGAGATCCCGCTCGGCGACGCGCAGCCGCTGACCTCGCGCGATCGCAAGGTCCGCGAGGCCCTGGCAGCGGAGGAGCAGGCCGGCGTCGCCGCGCGGCGCAAGGAATTGGTCGCGCGTCTGCGGACCCGTGTCCGGAAGCTGGGCCGCACGGCGGCCGCCGTGGAGGAGGATGCAGCGCGCGCGGCGCGCGCCGGTGAAGAGCGGGCGCGCGCAGAGCTGCTCTTGCCGCTGGCCTCCCGCCTCGCTCGCGGAAGTCGCGAGGCGCGCGTGCCGGACTGGTCGCGGCTCGACGAGGAAGGTCGGCCGATGGAAGTCGTGATCGCCCTCGATCCTTCGCTGAGTCCTGCCGAGAACGCGGCGAGGTGGCTGCGGCGCGCGAAGCGGTACCGAACGGCGGCGGAGCGCATCGCCACGCGCCGCGAGCAAGTGCAGGCAGAGCTTTCGCGCACGCAGGCGCTCCTCGCCCGCGCTGAAACGGCGCAATCCGCGGACGAGCTCGCCGCCGTGGAGGCGGAGCTTCCCGAAGCCCCGCCGCGCTCACTGCGCGGCCGCGCCGCCCCGCGGCTGCCGTACCGGAAGTTCATTTCGCAGGCGGGCGCGCCGATTCTCGTCGGCCGCAGCGCCCGCGACAACGATGCGCTGACCTTTCGCGTCGCGCGAGGGAACGATCTCTGGCTTCACGCGCGAGGCCTGCAAGGCGCGCACGTGGTCGTTCCCGGTGCCGGCGATTCACCAGATGCGCGAACGCTGGGCGATGCGGCGTTGCTCGCGGCACATTTTTCCGCGGGGCGCGGAGAGGACCGGGTCGAGGTCGCCTGGACTCGCTGCAAGCACGTGCGCAAGGCGAAAGGAGCGCCAGCCGGGACCGTGATCGTGATCCAGGAAAAGGCCTTGCGCGTACGGCTCGAAGCGGAGCGGCTGGCAGCTCTCTTGAGCACCGAAACCTGA
- a CDS encoding glycosyltransferase family 2 protein, giving the protein MISIVIPVYNEASIVREAAAELCRKLDALRWEYELILSENGSRDGTLQILEALPAQLPRTRWLHEDDANYGRALKIGILQARGEVVICDEIDLCDVEFYQRALPILEQGADMVVGSKAMKGANDGRPLVRRLATRTITLLLRVVTGFRGTDTHGLKAFKRERLVDVARACVVDRDLFASEFVIRAQRMGRDVREIPIALQEKRPPSTHLLRRVPRVLKGLFKLGWTIRVRHR; this is encoded by the coding sequence ATGATTTCGATCGTCATCCCCGTCTACAACGAGGCGAGCATCGTGCGGGAAGCCGCCGCCGAGCTCTGCCGCAAGCTCGACGCGCTCCGCTGGGAGTACGAGCTGATCCTCTCCGAGAACGGCTCGCGCGACGGCACGCTGCAGATCCTCGAGGCGTTGCCGGCGCAGCTTCCGCGGACGCGCTGGCTGCACGAAGACGACGCCAACTACGGGCGTGCGCTGAAGATCGGGATCCTGCAGGCGCGCGGCGAGGTGGTGATCTGCGACGAGATCGATCTCTGCGACGTGGAGTTCTACCAACGCGCGCTCCCGATCCTCGAGCAGGGCGCCGACATGGTCGTCGGGTCCAAGGCGATGAAAGGCGCGAACGACGGTAGACCGCTGGTGCGCCGGCTGGCCACGCGCACCATCACCCTGCTCTTGCGGGTCGTCACCGGATTTCGCGGCACCGATACGCACGGGCTCAAGGCCTTCAAGCGCGAGCGCCTCGTCGACGTGGCGCGGGCCTGCGTCGTCGACCGCGACCTGTTCGCGAGCGAGTTCGTCATTCGCGCGCAGCGGATGGGCCGCGACGTGCGGGAGATCCCCATCGCGCTGCAAGAGAAGCGGCCGCCTTCGACGCATCTCTTGCGGCGGGTGCCGCGCGTGCTGAAGGGACTCTTCAAGCTGGGCTGGACGATTCGCGTCCGCCACCGCTGA
- a CDS encoding amine oxidase, with the protein MERPAGGTRESSSSYAAAQFGQEIFTRRRPEVTLASACCVANETAGLSWYRRVLMRRGGRAIVIGGGLAGLACARELGSACTLLEAEDRVGGLCRTEVIEGFSFDWTGHWLHARDPEMRDLIAGRWLRGNLLDVQRRARIYSEGVWTTFPYQFHLHGLPSRTISDCVLGFIDATLGPGGEALRARPLKNAAEYILRHLGEGFARHFMFPYNEKLYTVPCEELSPEWGGRFIPRPSLEEVVNGAAGPAPEDVGYNASFWYPRQGGIEALPRAIAAELRADVRLAARVQQLDLAGRRVRLASGEELAYDALVLTAPLPVCVRLLAEAPPPVREAASRLRAVSVTVVEVGARDCGGERFHWAYFPGKEFAFYRIGSPSQVNPALAPAGFRSFAVEFAHRGAPDTARLIEQAIEALSRCGLVQRDQVVLSRARTIPTAYVLFDRHHAQARATVQGHFEQHGVELAGRYGKWEYSSMEDALLSGRDAARNLA; encoded by the coding sequence ATGGAGAGGCCGGCCGGCGGCACGCGCGAATCGTCCAGCTCGTACGCCGCGGCGCAGTTTGGACAGGAGATCTTCACGCGGCGTCGCCCCGAAGTCACGCTAGCATCGGCCTGCTGCGTCGCCAACGAAACGGCGGGACTTTCATGGTACAGGCGGGTGCTTATGCGCCGGGGTGGGAGAGCCATCGTGATCGGCGGCGGCCTCGCCGGCCTCGCGTGCGCGCGGGAGCTCGGCAGCGCGTGCACGCTGCTCGAGGCCGAAGACCGGGTGGGCGGGCTCTGCCGCACCGAAGTGATCGAAGGCTTCTCGTTCGATTGGACCGGCCACTGGCTGCACGCGCGCGATCCGGAGATGCGCGATCTGATCGCCGGGCGCTGGCTGCGCGGAAACCTGCTCGACGTGCAGCGGCGCGCGCGGATCTACAGTGAAGGCGTTTGGACCACGTTTCCTTACCAGTTCCATCTGCACGGTCTGCCGTCGCGGACGATCTCCGACTGCGTGCTCGGTTTCATCGACGCCACGCTCGGCCCCGGCGGCGAGGCGCTCCGTGCGCGCCCTCTGAAGAATGCGGCGGAGTACATCCTCCGGCATCTCGGCGAGGGGTTCGCGCGCCACTTCATGTTTCCCTACAACGAAAAGCTCTACACCGTGCCGTGCGAGGAGCTCTCGCCGGAATGGGGAGGCCGGTTCATCCCCAGGCCGTCGCTCGAGGAGGTGGTGAACGGAGCTGCGGGACCGGCCCCGGAAGACGTGGGATACAACGCCTCGTTCTGGTATCCGCGGCAGGGCGGAATCGAGGCGCTGCCTCGCGCGATCGCCGCGGAGCTGCGCGCGGACGTCCGGCTCGCCGCGCGCGTACAGCAGCTCGATCTGGCCGGGCGCCGCGTGCGGCTCGCCTCCGGCGAGGAGCTCGCGTATGACGCCCTGGTGCTGACGGCGCCCCTGCCCGTCTGCGTCCGCCTGCTCGCCGAAGCGCCACCTCCCGTGCGGGAAGCAGCATCCCGCCTGCGCGCCGTCTCCGTGACGGTGGTGGAGGTCGGCGCGCGCGATTGCGGCGGCGAGCGCTTCCACTGGGCGTACTTTCCCGGGAAGGAATTCGCCTTCTACCGGATCGGCTCGCCCTCGCAGGTCAACCCGGCGCTCGCCCCTGCGGGCTTTCGCAGCTTTGCCGTCGAGTTCGCTCATCGCGGCGCCCCGGACACCGCCCGGCTCATCGAGCAGGCGATCGAAGCGCTCTCGCGCTGCGGACTCGTCCAGCGCGACCAGGTCGTGCTCTCGCGCGCGCGGACGATTCCGACGGCCTACGTGCTCTTCGATCGTCATCACGCGCAGGCGCGCGCTACCGTGCAGGGCCACTTCGAGCAGCACGGCGTCGAGCTGGCAGGCCGTTACGGGAAGTGGGAGTACAGCTCGATGGAGGATGCCCTCCTCTCCGGCCGCGACGCCGCGCGCAATCTCGCATGA
- a CDS encoding tetratricopeptide repeat protein, with protein sequence MALPPRRISTRLYHESPAVSLATQQADASVTSGRRRVKISCPNCAAAYELDDSRVPPAGLSIKCPKCKNPFTVHRPKGDAPKSAAKPAAPQPAAKPAAPKATPKATPPRPAMGGKSPGSGAVPLPGFGDAPEPDSSSGLPDLDPPVAPGAVALPGLEGGEASGRTAMDFRPPLRRSNPAPDGDAVPLPGFDDAAVPPPPPPPDDPFAAIDAGTPAPPAPPLEAAPPPDDDEFAVEPQRRDEFAVEPRTLQTAPKANEEPMNFDFVDNAPKTGAPPDMLDFVEDAPKDPDTKKRPPPPMIGKSADAAEEPTLGLGEEVAAAPPLSKKEENERKWRERKEKAARDREERERRKQERGPSALRSLFRPGPLIALVLVAGLGAAGVFGYRERKNPAVLDLVNEFLPSKKAATATETKVIEQGLAKLNRGDFAGSREAVAAAAELIAAVPDDEEVMAFFVLAASELKIEYGQVGADWDQAKRIVEKIKKTRPIQNRARGAFALASNDLPKAKQFLAALGDAPNADLESTWLYAVALINGNEFGRAAQVIDNAFKRGSSTRLLLLRAAVARDRGQLPEAAEFYDRALKAAPDNARAMVELASVRLRQNDTKGAGEMLAKALDTDGRKTLDAAEEARANMLRGSLATASHDLRGAEAAYERAVSLDPNSPRVHEAYGEFRLQRLEWDKAARHFEAAIQNGGSAVAYGGAARAYLGQNRLLEADKAINEAATRDSGNARYLYLQGRVADAIGKAEEAYRKYEAALKAKPDLVEALAAEGLVWVSRNDKARAQERLDVALKVPTDSLTAVEDEAIGDLALSMGHRDKARDAFARALQKDPNDPIAHAGMGKALAAQGDLAAARKQMEMALTQLETDAALQYEYGSLLRRMGQSDGALQSFRKAVKLDSKEALYRTRLGGILVERGDLEEAEAQLRQAVAMNDRLPEALYFLGRALAGRKNLGEAQDLVKKAVEIEPDNPEFLYHLGLIYERGLQVRDAIDAYTRALDKGSKNADTYEHLGVNLMIENRFRDAVNSFRKAAELDPKRPRLWALVGDAEQQSGDIDSAIRDFQRALAQDPNLPSVWTKLGIAYKDKDCRGCRTKAVDALQRATRVDPGDALAHHELGYMFKDDGRRREAVAEFRRYLDLRPDAGDLSTVQDDIYYLQEESRRTP encoded by the coding sequence ATGGCTCTCCCACCCCGGCGCATAAGCACCCGCCTGTACCATGAAAGTCCCGCCGTTTCGTTGGCGACGCAGCAGGCCGATGCTAGCGTGACTTCGGGGCGACGCCGCGTGAAGATCTCCTGTCCAAACTGCGCCGCGGCGTACGAGCTGGACGATTCGCGCGTGCCGCCGGCCGGCCTCTCCATCAAGTGCCCGAAGTGCAAGAATCCCTTCACCGTGCACCGCCCGAAAGGCGATGCACCGAAGAGCGCGGCCAAGCCTGCTGCGCCCCAGCCCGCAGCGAAGCCCGCGGCACCGAAAGCGACACCGAAAGCGACTCCGCCGCGACCCGCCATGGGCGGCAAATCGCCAGGCAGCGGAGCGGTGCCGCTGCCGGGATTTGGCGATGCGCCGGAGCCGGACTCGTCGTCCGGCCTGCCCGATCTGGATCCTCCCGTCGCACCCGGCGCCGTTGCCCTTCCGGGCCTCGAGGGAGGAGAAGCATCGGGCCGCACGGCGATGGATTTCCGTCCGCCGCTGCGCCGGTCGAATCCTGCGCCCGACGGCGATGCAGTGCCGCTGCCCGGATTCGACGACGCGGCCGTGCCACCGCCGCCCCCTCCTCCGGACGACCCGTTCGCCGCCATCGATGCCGGAACCCCGGCGCCCCCCGCTCCGCCGCTGGAAGCGGCCCCGCCGCCGGACGACGACGAGTTTGCCGTCGAGCCGCAGCGCAGGGACGAGTTCGCCGTCGAGCCGCGCACGCTGCAGACGGCGCCGAAGGCGAACGAAGAGCCGATGAACTTCGACTTCGTCGACAATGCGCCCAAGACCGGCGCGCCGCCCGACATGCTCGATTTCGTCGAGGACGCGCCAAAAGACCCCGACACGAAGAAGAGGCCGCCTCCCCCGATGATCGGCAAGTCCGCCGACGCTGCCGAGGAACCGACGCTCGGTCTTGGAGAGGAGGTTGCCGCCGCTCCCCCGCTCTCGAAGAAGGAGGAGAACGAGCGCAAGTGGAGGGAGCGGAAGGAAAAGGCCGCGCGAGATCGGGAGGAGCGCGAGCGGCGCAAGCAGGAGCGCGGACCGAGCGCGCTGCGTTCGCTCTTCCGGCCTGGCCCGTTGATCGCGCTCGTGCTCGTCGCCGGGCTCGGCGCGGCCGGCGTCTTCGGGTATCGCGAACGGAAGAACCCAGCGGTCCTGGATTTGGTGAACGAGTTCCTTCCCTCCAAGAAGGCGGCGACCGCGACGGAAACCAAGGTGATCGAGCAAGGCCTCGCGAAGCTGAACCGCGGCGACTTCGCCGGCTCGCGCGAGGCGGTCGCCGCGGCGGCCGAGCTCATCGCTGCCGTTCCGGACGACGAGGAAGTGATGGCGTTTTTCGTGCTGGCCGCCTCCGAGCTGAAGATCGAGTACGGCCAGGTCGGAGCCGACTGGGATCAGGCGAAGCGGATCGTGGAGAAGATAAAGAAGACGCGGCCTATCCAGAATCGCGCCCGCGGCGCGTTCGCGCTGGCGAGCAACGATCTGCCCAAGGCGAAGCAATTTCTCGCCGCCCTCGGCGACGCGCCGAACGCCGACCTGGAATCGACGTGGCTCTACGCCGTCGCGCTGATCAACGGGAACGAGTTCGGTCGCGCGGCGCAGGTCATCGACAACGCGTTCAAGCGCGGCTCCTCGACCCGCCTGCTGCTGCTGCGCGCAGCGGTCGCGCGCGACCGGGGCCAGCTTCCGGAAGCGGCCGAGTTCTACGACCGGGCGCTCAAGGCCGCTCCGGACAACGCCAGGGCGATGGTCGAGCTCGCCTCGGTGCGGCTGCGGCAGAACGACACCAAGGGAGCCGGCGAGATGCTGGCCAAGGCCCTCGACACCGACGGCCGCAAGACGCTCGACGCCGCGGAAGAGGCACGCGCGAACATGCTCCGCGGAAGCCTCGCCACCGCTTCCCACGATCTGAGGGGCGCGGAAGCGGCGTACGAAAGAGCGGTGTCACTCGACCCGAACTCCCCGCGCGTCCACGAGGCATACGGCGAGTTCCGCCTGCAGCGGCTGGAGTGGGACAAGGCGGCGCGACACTTCGAGGCAGCCATCCAGAACGGAGGCTCGGCGGTCGCGTATGGAGGAGCGGCGCGTGCATACCTCGGGCAGAACCGGCTGCTCGAGGCCGACAAGGCCATCAACGAGGCGGCAACGCGCGATTCGGGGAATGCCCGCTATCTCTACCTCCAGGGTCGCGTTGCCGACGCCATCGGCAAGGCGGAAGAGGCGTACCGCAAGTACGAGGCCGCGCTGAAGGCCAAGCCCGATCTGGTGGAGGCCCTGGCGGCGGAGGGCCTGGTGTGGGTGTCACGCAACGACAAGGCCCGCGCGCAGGAACGGCTCGACGTGGCTCTCAAGGTGCCCACCGATTCGCTGACGGCGGTGGAGGATGAAGCCATCGGTGATCTTGCCCTGTCGATGGGCCACCGGGACAAGGCGCGCGACGCGTTTGCGCGTGCGCTGCAGAAGGATCCCAACGACCCGATCGCGCATGCGGGCATGGGCAAGGCTTTGGCGGCGCAAGGCGATCTCGCCGCGGCCCGCAAGCAGATGGAGATGGCGCTCACCCAGCTCGAAACCGACGCGGCGCTGCAGTACGAGTACGGCTCGCTGCTCCGCCGCATGGGACAGTCGGACGGGGCGCTGCAGTCGTTCCGCAAGGCCGTGAAGCTGGACTCCAAGGAGGCGCTCTATCGCACGCGTCTCGGCGGCATCTTGGTCGAGAGAGGCGATCTGGAGGAGGCCGAGGCGCAGCTCCGGCAGGCCGTGGCGATGAACGACCGCCTCCCCGAAGCGCTCTATTTCCTCGGTCGCGCGCTCGCCGGCCGCAAGAACCTGGGGGAGGCGCAGGATCTGGTGAAGAAGGCGGTCGAGATCGAGCCAGACAACCCGGAGTTCCTCTACCACCTCGGCCTCATCTACGAGAGGGGCCTGCAGGTCCGCGACGCGATCGACGCCTACACCCGCGCCCTCGACAAGGGCAGCAAGAACGCCGACACCTACGAGCACCTGGGCGTGAATCTCATGATCGAGAACCGGTTCCGCGATGCGGTCAACTCCTTCCGCAAGGCGGCCGAGCTGGATCCGAAGCGCCCGCGCCTCTGGGCGCTGGTCGGCGACGCCGAACAGCAGTCGGGCGACATCGACAGCGCCATCCGCGATTTCCAGCGGGCGCTCGCGCAGGATCCGAACCTGCCTTCGGTGTGGACGAAGCTCGGCATCGCCTACAAGGACAAGGACTGCCGGGGCTGCCGGACGAAGGCCGTCGATGCCCTGCAGCGCGCAACGCGCGTCGATCCCGGCGATGCGCTCGCGCACCACGAGCTCGGGTACATGTTCAAGGACGACGGCCGCCGCCGGGAAGCGGTCGCGGAGTTCCGCCGGTACCTCGATCTCCGTCCCGACGCCGGCGACCTGTCGACCGTGCAGGACGACATCTATTACCTGCAGGAGGAATCGCGGCGCACGCCGTGA
- a CDS encoding polysaccharide deacetylase encodes MIWSVSVDLDGLGCYAAIHGLPLRLDERAQRAVPAVGVQRFCELFAAAGVRATFFVIGREAAIAPGALKAAAAAGHEIGSHSYGHDYALSRRTREEIAQDLGLAERAIEDACGQRPRGFRAPGYTLSARLLDAVRERGYAYDSSLLPSLPYYAAKAAALGYYALRGRTSQSILGGMRQLFAPRRAHRRRGVRELPIATLPGLRAPVIGTTILPFPWLAHRAFARGHLNLEFHGIDVLDESDVPAGIAAVQPGLRMPAADKLRRLRGLLETLPGEHCTLVEAAIRLLP; translated from the coding sequence GTGATCTGGTCGGTCTCCGTCGATCTGGACGGGCTCGGCTGCTACGCCGCCATCCACGGTCTGCCGCTGCGCCTCGACGAGCGGGCGCAGCGCGCCGTCCCGGCCGTCGGCGTCCAGCGCTTCTGCGAGCTGTTCGCCGCGGCGGGAGTGCGCGCCACGTTCTTCGTCATCGGCCGGGAGGCGGCAATCGCACCTGGGGCGCTGAAGGCCGCGGCTGCGGCGGGACACGAGATCGGCTCGCATTCCTACGGACACGACTACGCGCTCTCGCGCAGGACTCGGGAAGAGATCGCGCAGGATCTCGGGCTCGCCGAGCGCGCCATCGAGGATGCTTGCGGGCAAAGACCGCGAGGCTTTCGCGCTCCGGGCTACACGCTCTCGGCGCGACTGCTCGACGCCGTCCGCGAGCGCGGGTACGCCTATGACTCCTCGCTCTTGCCCAGCCTTCCCTATTACGCGGCGAAAGCGGCGGCTCTCGGCTACTACGCGCTGCGCGGCCGGACCAGCCAGAGCATCCTTGGTGGGATGCGGCAGCTCTTCGCGCCGCGAAGGGCGCACCGCAGGCGAGGCGTTCGCGAGCTCCCCATCGCGACGCTGCCCGGTCTCCGAGCGCCGGTGATCGGCACCACCATCCTGCCCTTCCCGTGGCTCGCGCACCGGGCGTTCGCGCGCGGGCACCTGAACCTGGAATTTCACGGCATCGATGTACTAGACGAGAGCGACGTGCCCGCCGGGATCGCCGCCGTCCAGCCCGGGCTGCGCATGCCCGCGGCGGACAAGTTGCGGCGGCTGCGCGGGCTGCTCGAAACGCTCCCGGGCGAGCACTGCACGCTCGTCGAGGCCGCAATCCGCCTCTTGCCCTGA
- a CDS encoding acyltransferase family protein: MEKWTLSQGGPELEARLARLVAPQNEYGVDPFGLELDFTKAAIAPVLWLYRSYFRVQTHGIDQVPPDRVMLISNHSGQLPLDAAMIALSLLVEAEPPRVVRAMVEKWAPTLPFVAPFFARIGQVVGTPENCRRLLAAGETIMVFPEGTRGLNKTYDKRYRLQEFGTGFMRIALETRTPILPVAVVGAEEQAPAFFDFKSVAKAIGFPALPITPTVVPLPLPVKYHLWFGSPLRFSGSPDDDDAELEPKVSEVRRAIEALLERGLASRGSIFR; the protein is encoded by the coding sequence ATGGAGAAGTGGACGCTCTCCCAGGGTGGGCCGGAGCTGGAGGCGAGGCTCGCGCGGCTGGTCGCCCCGCAGAACGAGTACGGGGTCGACCCGTTCGGCCTGGAGCTGGACTTCACCAAGGCCGCGATCGCGCCGGTGCTCTGGCTCTATCGCAGCTACTTCCGCGTCCAGACGCATGGCATCGACCAGGTCCCCCCCGACCGGGTGATGCTCATCTCCAACCACTCCGGCCAGCTGCCCCTCGACGCCGCGATGATCGCCCTATCGCTCCTGGTGGAGGCGGAGCCCCCGCGGGTGGTGCGAGCGATGGTCGAGAAGTGGGCGCCGACGCTTCCCTTCGTGGCGCCGTTCTTCGCTCGCATCGGCCAGGTCGTCGGGACGCCGGAGAACTGCCGCCGCCTGCTGGCGGCCGGCGAGACCATCATGGTGTTCCCGGAGGGCACGAGGGGATTGAACAAGACGTACGACAAGCGCTATCGCTTGCAGGAGTTCGGCACGGGCTTCATGCGCATCGCGCTGGAGACCCGAACGCCCATCCTTCCCGTGGCGGTGGTAGGCGCCGAAGAGCAGGCGCCCGCGTTCTTCGATTTCAAGTCGGTCGCCAAGGCGATCGGCTTTCCGGCGCTTCCCATCACCCCCACGGTGGTGCCGCTGCCGCTTCCGGTGAAATACCACCTCTGGTTCGGATCGCCGTTGCGGTTCTCCGGCTCGCCCGACGATGACGACGCGGAGCTGGAGCCCAAGGTCTCCGAGGTGAGGCGCGCCATCGAGGCGCTCCTCGAGCGGGGGCTCGCTTCCCGAGGCTCCATCTTCCGCTGA